A genomic segment from Juglans regia cultivar Chandler chromosome 14, Walnut 2.0, whole genome shotgun sequence encodes:
- the LOC109012338 gene encoding NADPH:quinone oxidoreductase-like, which yields MVDGDGGAGQKEGRRRRGNFAEVMMGRAKVGGCSNSREEIEEDEVGQRERTCRERSERETERETEREARGRKAKPVAVKVAALSGSLRKRSYHRGLIRAAIQLCEESIKDMQIEYIEIEQLPMLNTDLEGHGTFPPAVEAFRQKIKEADCVLFASPEYNFSLAAPLKNAIDWGSRPPNAWADKAAAIISTGGNGGGERAQYHLRQVGVFLDLHFINKPLFCLNAFEPPAKFDKDGNLINAEAKEKLKKVLLALHSFTLRLRGGKL from the exons ATGGTCGACGGCGACGGAGGTGCTGGGCAGAAGGAGGGTCGACGGCGACGGGGCAACTTTGCAGAGGTCATGATGGGGAGGGCTAAGGTCGGTGGTTGCTCGAATTCAAGGGAGGAGATCGAAGAAGACGAAGT AGGGCAGAGAGAAAGAACTTgcagagagagatcagagagagagacagagagagagacagagagagaggcaCGAGGCCGGAAAGCGAAGCCTGTTGCAGTCAAAGTGGCAGCTCTTTCTGGGTCTCTTCGTAAACGTTCCTACCATCGAGGTCTCATTCGTGCTG CAATCCAACTATGTGAGGAGTCGATCAAAGACATGCAAATAGAGTACATAGAAATCGAGCAACTACCGATGCTAAATACTGACCTTGAAGGCCATGGAACTTTTCCACCGGCTGTTGAAGCTTTCCgtcagaaaataaaagaagctgATTGTGTTCTGTTTGCTTCGCCCGAGTATAATTTCTCCCTCGCTG CACCTCTGAAGAATGCAATTGACTGGGGATCTAGACCACCAAATGCGTGGGCTGACAAGGCTGCTGCAATCATAAGCACTGGAGGAAATGGTGGTGGGGAACGAGCGCAGTATCATCTTCGCCAAGTTGGAGTTTTTCTTGATCTTCACTTCATTAATAAACCATTATTTTGCTTGAACGCGTTCGAGCCTCCGGCAAAGTTCGATAAAGATGGAAACCTGATCAATGCAGAAGCCaaagaaaagttgaagaaaGTTCTTCTAGCCTTGCATTCATTTACTTTGCGTCTCCGCGGGGGCAAGCTGTAA
- the LOC109012312 gene encoding NADPH:quinone oxidoreductase-like codes for MSEVKRGRKMEDQEEAKPVVRVAAISGSLRKRSNHRGLIRAAIQLCEDSIDGMQIEHIEIEQLPMLNTDLEDKGTYPPVVEAFRQKIKEADCVLFASPEYNFSLSAPLKNAVDWASRPPNAWADKPAAIISTGGNAGGERAQYHLRQVGVFLDLHFINKPLFCINAFQPPTKFDKDGNLINEEVKEKLKQVLLALHAFTLRLQGK; via the exons ATGTCAGAGGTAAAGAGGGGCAGAAAGATGGAGGATCAGGAAGAAGCGAAGCCAGTTGTCAGAGTGGCAGCCATATCTGGGTCTCTTCGTAAACGCTCCAACCACCGAGGCCTCATTCGTGCCG CAATCCAACTATGCGAGGACTCGATCGACGGCATGCAAATTGAGCACATAGAGATCGAGCAGCTACCGATGCTAAATACAGATCTTGAAGACAAGGGAACTTACCCACCAGTGGTTGAAGCTTTTCgtcagaaaataaaagaagctgATTGTGTTCTGTTTGCTTCGCCTGAGTACAATTTCTCCCTCTCTG CACCTCTGAAGAATGCTGTTGACTGGGCATCTAGACCCCCAAATGCCTGGGCTGACAAGCCTGCTGCAATCATAAGTACGGGAGGAAATGCTGGTGGGGAACGAGCACAGTATCATCTTCGTCAAGTTGGAGTTTTTCTTGATCTCCACTTCATTAATAAACCATTGTTTTGCATTAATGCATTCCAGCCTCCGACAAAGTTTGATAAAGATGGCAACCTGATCAACGAGGAGGTCAAAGAGAAGTTGAAGCAAGTTCTTCTAGCCTTGCATGCGTTTACTTTGCGTCTCCAGGGCAAGTAA